Proteins encoded together in one Scyliorhinus torazame isolate Kashiwa2021f chromosome 20, sScyTor2.1, whole genome shotgun sequence window:
- the LOC140396985 gene encoding low molecular weight neuronal intermediate filament-like translates to MSYAAECYHSSFRRVLGDAPQAKGVRWGSGGRVPAPRGAPPPSSMRGDCYSPSSASWDSFELSQCSAVNNEFKIIRTTEKEQLQGLNDRLAGYIDTVRQLEQQKRALEAEVRLLRRQQAEPCRLGQLREQEIRDLRARLEGLGHDQRRLQMDCRQLQDCLSRLRQAQEQEEGLRWQAHSDLLTSRQQADRAYLARLQQEKRVESLLDEITFLKKIHQEELAELEAALQASQVSVEVDVSKPDLSSALKEIRSQYEAIASKNQQRADGWYESKFANLTGSAAGGSEAVRAAREEIVDYRRQLQTRTVEIEAFKSTNASLMKQLQEMQDRHQGEVSNLQENIGQLENTLGSTKNEMSHHLREYQDLLNVKMALDIEIAAYRKLLEGEETRLSTVGSDIPAFLSSTYSYSSTIMSGAKTFSATSIKKGRGGDATGKTAASRKNRISLGDKPGRVQSKS, encoded by the exons ATGAGCTATGCAGCTGAATGTTATCACAGTTCTTTCCGTAGGGTCTTGGGGGATGCCCCACAGGCCAAGGGCGTTCGCTGGGGCTCTGGGGGCAGGGTCCCTGCTCCCAGaggagcccccccaccctcctccatgaGGGGAGACTGCTACtccccctcctccgcctcctggGACAGCTTCGAGCTCTCCCAATGCAGCGCCGTCAACAACGAGTTCAAGATCATCAGGACCACGGAgaaggagcagctgcagggcctcaACGACCGCCTGGCGGGCTACATCGACAcggtgaggcagctggagcagcagaaGCGGGCGCTGGAGGCCGAGGTGAGGCTTCTGCGCCGCCAGCAGGCCGAGCCCTGCCGCCTGGGCCAACTGCGCGAGCAGGAGATCCGCGACCTCCGGGCCCGCCTGGAGGGCCTGGGCCACGACCAGCGGCGGCTGCAGATGGACTGCCGGCAGCTGCAGGACTGCCTGAGCCGGCTGCGGCAGgcccaggagcaggaggagggcctGCGCTGGCAGGCCCACAGCGACCTGCTCACCTCCAGGCAGCAGGCGGACCGGGCCTACCTGGCCAGGCTGCAGCAGGAGAAGCGGGTCGAGTCCCTGCTGGACGAGATCACCTTCCTGAAGAAGATTCACCAGGAGGAGTTGGCGGAACTGGAGGCAGCTCTGCAGGCATCCCAG GTGTCCGTGGAGGTCGACGTGAGCAAGCCGGACCTGTCCTCGGCTCTCAAGGAGATCAGGTCGCAGTACGAGGCCATCGCATCGAAGAACCAGCAGAGGGCAGACGGGTGGTACGAGTCCAAGTTTGCCAACTTAACCGGGAGTGCGGCAGGCGGCAGTGAGGCGGTCCGCGCGGCCAGAGAGGAGATCGTGGACTACCGTCGCCAATTACAGACGCGGACCGTTGAAATTGAGGCCTTCAAGAGTACCAATGCATCCCTGATGAAGCAACTGCAGGAGATGCAGGACAGGCATCAAGGGGAGGTCAGCAACCTGCAG GAGAACATCGGCCAGCTGGAAAACACTTTGGGATCAACGAAGAATGAGATGTCTCACCACCTAAGGGAGTACCAGGACTTGCTGAATGTCAAGATGGCCCTGGACATCGAAATCGCTGCCTACAG GAAACTACTGGAGGGGGAGGAGACTCGGCTGAGCACTGTGGGTAGCGATATCCCTGCATTCCTCAGCTCCACCTATTCTTACTCCTCGACCATCATGTCCGGGGCCAAGACCTTCTCCGCGACCAGCATCAAGAAAGGCAGAGGAGGAGACGCCACGGGGAAAACAGCAGCCTCAAGAAAGAACAGGATATCTTTGGGGGACAAGCCAGGAAGAGTGCAGAGCAAGAGTTAA